A stretch of Terriglobales bacterium DNA encodes these proteins:
- a CDS encoding CCA tRNA nucleotidyltransferase, whose protein sequence is MSLKDSATDIVRTLCQAGHQAYLVGGCVRDLLLSREPEDYDVSTDATPDEVMRLFPQTYAVGAKFGVVLVPVGPASDDQAPAAVIEVATFRSDGLYSDGRRPDEVTYTKDPKEDVQRRDFTINGLLLDPMKNDEVLDYVGGRADLAAKTIRTIGEPGHRFAEDKLRMLRAVRFAARFDYQIDSATFAAIGKLAPEVHQVSRERVRDELVKMLTEGRARRVFELLDASGLLHEVLPEVEKMKGVEQPPQFHPEGDVWVHTLLLLAGLPAGCSRTLAVGALLHDVGKPPAFRVAPDRIRFDGHVEVGTKMAEEICRSLRFSNQDTEQISALVANHLRFADVKRMKESTLKRFLRLPQFEEHLEMHRLDCLASHGDLSLYEFVREKLAATPPEAIRPAPFLTGDDLIAAGYSPGPRFKEMLRAVEDAQLEGALTGQAQALDFVRRQFPK, encoded by the coding sequence ATGTCCCTGAAAGATTCCGCCACCGACATCGTGCGCACGCTGTGCCAGGCGGGCCACCAGGCCTATCTGGTCGGGGGATGCGTGCGCGACCTGCTGCTCAGCCGCGAGCCCGAAGACTACGACGTCTCGACCGACGCCACTCCCGACGAGGTGATGCGCCTTTTCCCCCAGACCTACGCCGTGGGCGCGAAGTTCGGCGTGGTGCTGGTACCGGTCGGGCCAGCGAGCGACGACCAAGCGCCTGCGGCGGTCATCGAAGTTGCCACCTTCCGCAGCGACGGCCTGTACAGCGACGGACGCCGGCCCGACGAGGTCACCTACACCAAAGACCCGAAGGAGGACGTCCAGCGGCGCGACTTCACCATCAACGGCCTGCTGCTCGACCCCATGAAGAATGACGAGGTGCTGGATTACGTCGGCGGGCGTGCCGACCTGGCCGCGAAGACCATCCGCACCATCGGCGAGCCGGGCCACCGCTTCGCCGAGGACAAGCTCCGCATGCTGCGCGCCGTGCGCTTTGCCGCCCGCTTCGATTACCAGATCGACTCCGCGACCTTCGCCGCCATCGGCAAGCTGGCGCCCGAAGTCCATCAGGTCAGCCGGGAACGGGTGCGCGACGAGCTGGTGAAAATGCTCACCGAGGGCCGCGCCCGCCGCGTTTTCGAGCTGCTTGACGCAAGCGGCCTGCTGCACGAAGTCCTGCCTGAGGTCGAGAAGATGAAGGGAGTGGAGCAGCCGCCGCAGTTCCATCCCGAAGGCGACGTCTGGGTCCACACGCTGCTGCTGCTCGCGGGCCTGCCCGCCGGATGCTCGCGCACACTGGCGGTGGGCGCACTGCTGCACGACGTGGGCAAGCCGCCGGCCTTCCGCGTGGCGCCCGACCGCATCCGCTTCGACGGCCACGTGGAGGTCGGTACGAAGATGGCGGAGGAGATCTGCCGCAGCCTGCGCTTCTCGAATCAAGACACCGAGCAGATCAGCGCCCTGGTGGCCAATCACCTGCGCTTCGCCGACGTGAAGCGCATGAAGGAGTCCACGCTCAAGCGCTTCCTACGCCTGCCGCAGTTCGAGGAGCACCTGGAGATGCATCGCCTGGACTGCCTGGCCAGCCACGGCGACCTCTCACTCTACGAGTTCGTGCGCGAGAAGCTTGCGGCGACGCCTCCGGAAGCCATCCGCCCCGCGCCGTTCCTGACCGGCGACGACCTGATCGCCGCCGGCTACTCCCCCGGGCCGCGCTTCAAGGAAATGCTGCGCGCAGTAGAGGACGCCCAGCTCGAAGGCGCGCTCACCGGCCAGGCCCAGGCGCTGGACTTCG
- the tsaD gene encoding tRNA (adenosine(37)-N6)-threonylcarbamoyltransferase complex transferase subunit TsaD translates to MRDAYILGIESSCDETAAAVVRSGEHVESNVVFSQIATHQPYGGVVPELASREHLRGILPVVRQALAEAHRTYDDIDAIAVTQGPGLAGALLVGVTYAKALAWGLGKPLIAVNHLEGHIHAVLLEEKRKGNREVRFPVLALVVSGGHTHLFLAQGTPAGDGCATWAYQNVGQTRDDAAGEAFDKVAKLLALGYPGGPIIEKLALHGNPRAVEFSRARMKARGKVRGKKPRGAEPGAARFDFSFSGIKTAVLREVERRGMKSAIDARRAKLAKLTRPSPDQILAACDRETLDLAASFQRSVVDDLVAKTLAAARALEAETLFVTGGVAANLALRSEFERQAASEGLAVYFPSRQLSTDNAAMIAAAAYPKLLAEEFAAPEFSAEASLPLG, encoded by the coding sequence ATGCGCGACGCCTACATCCTCGGCATCGAGAGCTCCTGCGACGAGACCGCGGCGGCGGTGGTGCGCTCCGGCGAGCACGTCGAGTCGAACGTGGTGTTCTCGCAGATCGCCACCCACCAGCCCTACGGCGGCGTGGTGCCGGAGCTGGCCTCGCGCGAGCACCTGCGCGGCATCCTGCCGGTGGTGCGGCAGGCGCTGGCGGAGGCGCACCGCACGTACGACGACATTGACGCCATCGCCGTCACCCAGGGGCCGGGGCTGGCCGGGGCGTTGCTGGTGGGCGTCACCTACGCCAAGGCGCTGGCCTGGGGCCTGGGGAAGCCGCTGATCGCCGTCAACCATCTGGAAGGACACATCCACGCGGTGCTGCTCGAGGAGAAGCGTAAGGGCAACCGCGAAGTGCGCTTTCCAGTGCTGGCGCTGGTGGTAAGCGGCGGACACACGCATCTATTCCTGGCGCAAGGGACCCCGGCCGGGGACGGCTGTGCCACGTGGGCCTATCAAAACGTAGGCCAGACGCGCGACGACGCGGCGGGCGAAGCCTTCGACAAGGTGGCCAAGCTGCTGGCGCTGGGTTATCCCGGCGGGCCCATCATCGAGAAGTTGGCTCTCCACGGCAACCCCCGGGCGGTGGAGTTCAGCCGCGCACGGATGAAGGCGCGCGGCAAGGTGCGCGGCAAGAAGCCCCGGGGCGCGGAGCCCGGAGCGGCGCGCTTCGACTTTTCCTTCAGCGGGATTAAGACTGCGGTGCTGCGCGAGGTGGAGCGGCGCGGGATGAAGTCGGCGATCGATGCGCGGCGCGCGAAGCTGGCCAAGCTGACGCGGCCTTCACCCGATCAGATCCTGGCCGCCTGCGACCGCGAGACGCTCGACCTGGCGGCCTCATTCCAGCGCTCAGTGGTGGACGACCTGGTGGCCAAGACGCTGGCGGCAGCGCGGGCGCTCGAGGCCGAGACCCTGTTCGTCACCGGAGGAGTGGCGGCCAACCTCGCGCTGCGCAGCGAGTTCGAGCGCCAGGCGGCCTCCGAAGGCCTGGCGGTGTACTTCCCTTCCCGCCAGCTCTCCACCGACAACGCCGCCATGATCGCGGCCGCGGCCTATCCCAAGCTCCTGGCGGAAGAGTTCGCGGCACCGGAGTTTTCCGCCGAAGCCTCTCTGCCCCTGGGCTAG